The proteins below are encoded in one region of Oryzias melastigma strain HK-1 linkage group LG9, ASM292280v2, whole genome shotgun sequence:
- the tmc1 gene encoding transmembrane channel-like protein 1, translating into MPRDSLIASDNDADITLEFEGGEEGGHKERRHREKRRDGSKDRRKRGNGRRRQGSRSVERENEEERVGEREKERKRRVKKDQEAKKRDKEEGDRAQTRSEKTAKAKKNIKNEKRRRSEKEGEAGERTEKGKKKVQSAKKEKSVNHGTKDKTHEEKKKKRKKVLETSSEQETSEEDSEDKEDSEDEEVKPESLSPEELEKLKEAVDDKKKLIQSLRGKPWPMKKKLVTLRESQEFLEKYEGALGKGKGRKLYAYKVMMMKKWMKFQRDFENFKTACIPWEMKIKEIESHFGSSVASYFIFLRWMYGINMILFGLTFGLVMVPEALMGRPYGSIPRKTVPRAEEASAMDFAVLWDFGGYAQYSVLFYGFYSNQRAIGWLKFRMPLSYFLVGVGTVAYSYMVVIRTMARNANESGVGDDNSFNFSWKMFTSWDYLIGNPETADNKFASITTSFKEAILEEQESRKDDNIHLTRFLRVLANFLVLCCLAGSGYLIYFVVRRSQKFALDGLENHTWWERNEVNMVMSLLGMFCPMLFDVISTLENYHPRVALQWQLGRIFALFLGNLYTFIIALMDEINVKRDEEKIVKFNITMWEASLYNGTVSENFTAPPITIHPADVPRGPCWETMVGQEFVRLIISDTMTTYITLLIGDFLRAVLVRFLNHCWCWDLEAGFPSYSEFDVSGNVLGLIFNQGMIWMGAFYAPCLPALNVLRLHVSMYLQCWAVMCCNVPQERVFKASGSNNFYMAMLLVILFLSTLPAIYTIVTIPPSFDCGPFSGKNRMFDVIQETLESDFPAWFSKVFSYASNPGLVLPFILLMVLAIYYLQSTSKSYKEANVELKKKLQMQNEENKKKNKKAAQKALMDLEEARKVALESAGHQRNNNASYQGQQAREMQPATRVPRTINHRSHGNPGYLPNFPLQNETMIRRAPSLQRH; encoded by the exons CTGACATTACCTTGGAGTTTGAAG GTGGTGAGGAAGGGGGGCACAAGGAAAGAAGACACCGTGAGAAAAGAAGAGATGGAAGCAAAGACAGGAGGAAGAGGGGAAATGGGAGGAGAAGGCAAGGATCCAGATCTGTAGAGAGAGAAAACGAGGAGGAAAGAGTTGgggaaagagagaaagaaaggaaaagaagagtcAAAAAGGAtcaggaagcaaaaaaaagagacaagGAGGAGGGGGATCGTGCTCAGACGAGAAGtgaaaaaactgcaaaagcaaaaaagaatattaaaaatgaaaaaagaagaaggtcAGAGAAAGAAGGAGAGGCAGgagaaagaacagaaaaaggtAAGAAGAAAGTGCAAAGTGCCAAAAAAGAGAAGAGTGTGAACCACGGGACAAAAGATAAAACACacgaagagaagaaaaaaaagcgcAAGAAGGTTTTAGAAACAAG CTCAGAACAAGAGACGAGTGAGGAAGACTCAGAGGATAAAGAAGACAGTGAAGATGAGGAGGTAAAGCCTGAGAGTCTgtccccagaagagctggagaaGCTGAAGGAGGCAGTAGACGACAAGAAAAAGCTGATCCAAAGTTTGAGGGGGAAACCCTGGCCAATGAAGAAGAAGCTTGTTACTTTGCG GGAGTCTCAGGAGTTTCTGGAGAAATACGAGGGAGCTCTGGGGAAAGGAAAAGGCAGGAAACTCTATGCATACAAAGTCATGATGATGAAG AAGTGGATGAAGTTCCAGCGAGACtttgaaaacttcaaaactgcCTGCATTCCATGGGAGATGAAAATCAAAGAGATAGAAA GTCATTTCGGCTCCTCGGTTGCCTCATACTTCATCTTCTTAAGGTGGATGTATGGCATCAACATGATCTTATTTGGTCTGACCTTCGGCTTGGTTATGGTTCCAGAG GCATTGATGGGGCGACCGTATGGGAGCATCCCAAGAAAGACTGTACCCAGAGCTGAGGAGGCCTCTGCCATGGACTTTGCTGTCCTCTGGGACTTTGGG GGTTATGCCCAATATTCTGTCCTCTTCTATGGTTTCTACAGCAACCAGCGTGCCATCGGCTGGCTCAAGTTCCGCATGCCTTTGTCTTACTTCTTAGTTGGTGTGGGGACAGTGGCTTACAGCTATATGGTTGTTATAAGAAc gatggcTCGTAATGCAAACGAGTCTGGAGTTGGAGATGACAACAGTTTCAACTTCAGCTGGAAGATGTTTACCAGCTGGGATTACCTGATAGGGAACCCCGAAACGGCAGACAATAAGTTTGCCTCCATCACCACTAGCTTTAAG GAGGCAATATTAGAGGAGCAAGAAAGTCGAAAGGACGACAACATCCATCTGACTCGCTTCCTGCGAGTGCTGGCAAACTTTCTGGTTTTGTGCTGCTTGGCTGGAAGCGGATatctcatttattttgttgtgcGGCGCTCTCAAAAGTTTGCCTTAGATGGTTTGGAAAATCACACCTGGTGGGAAAGAAATGAG GTGAACATGGTCATGTCACTGCTGGGGATGTTCTGCCCCATGCTTTTTGACGTCATCAGCACCCTGGAGAACTACCATCCACGTGTCGCCCTGCAGTGGCAGCTGGGTCGCATCTTCGCCCTCTTTTTGGGAAACCTGTACACCTTTATCATTGCACTCATGGATGAGATTAATGTTAAA AGAGATGAGGAAAAAATAGTAAAGTTTAACATAACCATGTGGGAAGCAAGTCTTTATAATGGTACAGTATCAGAAAACTTCACCGCTCCACCCATCACCATCCACCCTGCTGATGTGCCCCGAGGACCCTGCTGGGAGACCATGGTAGGCCAG GAGTTTGTTCGGCTGATCATCTCTGATACCATGACGACTTACATCACGCTGCTGATTGGGGACTTCTTACGGGCCGTTCTTGTACGTTTTCTGAACCACTGCTGGTGCTGGGACCTTGAAGCTGGATTT CCATCCTACTCTGAGTTTGACGTCAGCGGGAACGTCCTGGGCCTCATCTTCAATCAGGGAATGATATG GATGGGGGCCTTCTACgctccctgcctgcctgccttAAACGTCCTGCGGCTGCATGTGTCCATGTACCTGCAGTGCTGGGCTGTGATGTGCTGCAATGTGCCACAGGAGCGAGTCTTCAAAGCTTCAGGCTCTAACAACTTCTACATGGCCATGCTGCTGGTCATTCTCTTCCTCTCCACTCTGCCTGCTATCTACACCATTGTCACTATCCCCCCTTCCTTTGACTGTGGACCCTTCAG CGGCAAGAACCGGATGTTTGATGTGATCCAAGAGACGTTGGAGTCTGACTTTCCAGCCTGGTTCAGTAAAGTGTTCAGCTATGCTTCCAATCCTGGTCTAGTGCTGCCCTTCATATTACTTATGGT ATTGGCCATTTATTACCTGCAATCTACATCTAAAAGCTACAAAGAAGCAAATGTGGAACTGaagaaaaaacttcaaatg caaaatgaagaaaacaagaagaaaaacaagaaggcCGCACAAAAAGCACTAATGGATCTGGAGGAGGCAAGAAAGGTTGCACTGGAGTCTGCAGGCCATCAGAGAAACAACAATGCTTCATACCAGGGTCAGCAGG CCAGAGAGATGCAACCAGCCACAAGAGTCCCAAGAACCATCAACCACAGGAGCCACGGGAACCCAGGATATCTGCCCAATTTCCCTCTGCAAAACGAAACCATGATCCGCCGGGCACCGAGCCTACAGAGACACTGA